One Candidatus Woesearchaeota archaeon genomic region harbors:
- a CDS encoding site-2 protease family protein, whose amino-acid sequence MNIADIVSISAFVLLMAFFLYKKRDKIAIEKIIYPALYMIMYRTSFGLKFMNSFAKKRRNLVQFLGYTFIGLAFLGMVYISVAIIIVIIMFLIKPAAVDTGFVLVLPGTSIPGIGYLSFWYWIISIFILALVHEFAHGIVARAHDLDLKSSGFAFLAIFLPVIPAAFVEPDEKKLVKRKDIVQYSVFAAGPMANLILALIIFLLMPYVWNPSAYAPFETKITEAVGFSFSVPNATAPSAIAGIESGMVFNSIDHVNVTDSMLFLRTMLSLRPNQTVVLESNNKTYTVAAAEHPDLKGAGYFGVNLNSIKNERRIKNEYKSISPAYYWFKGLFKWLFILNFLIGLANLLPLGVVDGGRMLQVALHNIMKDKKKANKVWGFITLLFILLLVVGLAGHYLKAWGVF is encoded by the coding sequence ATGAATATTGCTGATATTGTCTCAATAAGCGCGTTTGTATTGCTGATGGCTTTCTTCTTATATAAGAAAAGAGATAAAATTGCCATTGAAAAAATTATTTATCCTGCGCTTTACATGATTATGTACAGGACTTCTTTCGGCCTTAAATTCATGAACAGCTTTGCAAAAAAGCGCAGAAACCTTGTGCAGTTTTTAGGCTATACTTTTATCGGCCTTGCTTTTTTAGGCATGGTTTACATATCTGTTGCAATAATCATTGTCATAATTATGTTTTTAATAAAGCCCGCTGCTGTTGACACTGGCTTTGTGCTTGTTCTGCCCGGCACTTCAATCCCCGGCATCGGTTATTTATCGTTCTGGTACTGGATCATCTCAATTTTCATACTTGCGCTTGTCCATGAATTTGCGCACGGCATTGTTGCAAGAGCGCATGATCTTGACCTTAAAAGCAGCGGCTTTGCTTTTCTCGCAATATTCCTGCCTGTAATTCCTGCTGCCTTTGTTGAGCCTGATGAAAAAAAATTAGTCAAGCGAAAAGACATTGTGCAGTATTCTGTATTTGCAGCAGGCCCAATGGCAAATCTTATCTTAGCTTTAATTATCTTTTTATTGATGCCATATGTGTGGAACCCGTCTGCTTATGCCCCTTTTGAAACGAAGATTACGGAGGCGGTTGGCTTTTCATTCTCTGTCCCGAATGCAACAGCTCCAAGCGCAATTGCCGGAATAGAGTCAGGCATGGTTTTCAATTCAATAGACCATGTAAATGTTACTGATTCAATGCTATTCTTAAGAACAATGCTCAGCCTTAGGCCAAACCAGACTGTTGTTTTGGAAAGCAATAATAAAACGTACACTGTTGCAGCAGCAGAGCATCCTGATTTGAAAGGGGCGGGTTATTTTGGCGTTAACTTGAACAGCATAAAGAACGAAAGAAGGATAAAGAACGAATACAAATCAATTTCTCCTGCTTATTATTGGTTTAAAGGCCTGTTCAAATGGCTTTTCATCCTGAACTTTTTGATCGGCCTTGCCAACTTGCTGCCTCTCGGCGTAGTTGACGGCGGAAGGATGCTGCAGGTTGCATTGCACAATATAATGAAAGACAAGAAAAAAGCAAATAAAGTATGGGGATTCATAACATTATTATTTATTCTGCTGCTTGTTGTCGGTTTAGCAGGCCATTATCTGAAAGCCTGGGGAGTGTTCTAA
- a CDS encoding translation initiation factor IF-5A, with product MGEIRQANAVSMKKGNYIIIDGVACVVNGTQTSKPGKHGHSKVRIDAEGILDGKSRQIVMPGQDMVDIPIIDKRTAQVLSIHGDAANVMDSETYETFDLNIPEELKGQVTEGVNVLYWTVLDEKVMKQIKTG from the coding sequence ATGGGAGAGATAAGGCAGGCAAACGCTGTTTCAATGAAGAAAGGCAATTACATAATAATAGACGGCGTGGCATGCGTTGTCAATGGCACGCAGACTTCAAAGCCCGGAAAGCACGGCCATTCAAAAGTAAGGATTGATGCTGAAGGCATCTTGGACGGCAAAAGCAGGCAGATTGTCATGCCTGGCCAGGATATGGTTGACATCCCCATAATAGACAAAAGGACTGCTCAGGTTCTTTCAATACACGGCGATGCTGCCAATGTTATGGACTCTGAGACTTACGAAACTTTTGACTTAAATATTCCGGAAGAATTAAAGGGCCAGGTTACAGAAGGCGTTAATGTGCTTTACTGGACTGTTTTGGATGAAAAGGTCATGAAGCAGATAAAAACAGGTTAA
- a CDS encoding type II toxin-antitoxin system VapC family toxin, whose product MTLALNSSILMSIEKGNADIKKKLKELSEKHEGPPVITFITYFEFLVGIQERSAKNREKALSFINEFGVLKINKETAQILSDLKYKYDEKGITLPLADFLIAAQVIENNMLLVTADKDFERIDELRKTVIAE is encoded by the coding sequence ATGACGTTAGCATTGAACAGCTCCATATTGATGAGCATTGAAAAAGGAAATGCTGACATTAAGAAAAAGCTAAAGGAGCTGTCAGAGAAGCATGAGGGGCCGCCAGTTATAACTTTCATTACATATTTTGAATTCTTAGTGGGCATACAGGAGAGAAGCGCTAAAAACAGGGAAAAGGCTTTGTCTTTTATTAATGAATTCGGGGTTTTAAAAATCAATAAGGAAACAGCCCAAATTCTGTCTGATTTAAAATACAAGTATGACGAAAAGGGAATAACCCTGCCTTTAGCTGATTTTTTAATTGCAGCACAGGTAATCGAGAATAATATGCTGCTTGTAACAGCTGACAAGGATTTTGAAAGGATAGACGAGCTAAGAAAAACGGTAATAGCCGAATAA
- a CDS encoding 50S ribosomal protein L40e, translating into MVKFPEADMRIFRNKFVCRRCNTVISSSNLKIIAGKIKCRKCHGRAFRPKRKK; encoded by the coding sequence ATGGTAAAATTTCCAGAAGCTGATATGAGAATTTTCCGCAACAAGTTTGTATGCAGGAGATGCAACACTGTAATCAGCTCTTCAAATCTGAAGATAATTGCTGGCAAGATCAAGTGCAGGAAATGCCATGGAAGGGCATTCAGGCCTAAAAGGAAGAAATAA